AAAGACGACGACCTGAAGGCGCTGGCCGGTCTGACGCACCTGCACAGTCTCAAACTTTACGGCTCCGAAATCACCGATGCCGGCATGCCGCAGGTCGCGAAGCTCAGCGGACTCACCGAGCTCGTGCTCGAGAACACCGCCGTCACCGATGTCGGCCTCAAACTGCTGACGACGCTCAATAAACTGAAGTCGCTCAACCTGCGGCGCTCGAACACCACCGACGCGGGCCTGCAGTACGTTCGCGAATTTCCCGCCCTGGAGCAACTGCACCTGCTATTCACCAACACCTCGAACGCCGGGCTGGAACAGATCGCCGGCATGACCCGCCTCCGCATACTCGACCTGCGTGGTTGCGTGCAGATCTCCGACACGGGCATCGCCCACCTCCAGAACCTGACCAACCTCGAGCAGCTCAAACTTCGCAATCCCGGCGTCAACGATCCCTCGCTGAAATACATCGCCCACATGACCAAGCTGAAAGTGCTGGCGTTGGAAGACACCGGCATCACCAACGACGGCCTCAAGCTGATCCAAGACCTGCCGAACGTGCAGGATCTCGACGTCATGCGCTGCATCGGCCTCGACGACGACGGGCTGGTCTACCTGGCCGGATACAAGAAGCTCAAGAAGCTCTCACTGCGCGGAATCTATATCGACGGCACAGGACTCGGTGCGCTGAAAGAGTGCAAGAACCTGCGGACGCTCGAACTAAGCGAAACCCTGGTCAAAGACGCCGGACTGGAAAAGATCCACGGCTTCACAAGTCTGGTCGATCTTGATCTCTGGCACACGCGCATCACCGACGCCGGCCTGAAGCATCTGGAAGGTCTCAGGAACCTGCAGGCACTCAGCCTCGAAGACACGGCCGTGACCAACGAGGGGCTCGCCCATCTTTACGACCTGAAGAACCTCAAGTCACTGAACGTGAAGCTGACGAAGATTTCGCCGGACGCGGTCGAGAAGTTGACGGCCAAGCTGCCGGGGTTGAAGGTCGAGAGGTGATTCAACTCGCTGCGCGTCGCGAACTTGCTCCGGCCGATGCGTAAAGCTTCGCCAAACCCGGTACGCCGTACACCAACCCGAAGCGCCAGCGAGGAACGTGAAAAAGGCGGCAAAACCTCGCTTGCGCTTCGGGTTAGTGTGAAATGAGAACGGGTTCGGCGAAGCTTTACGCGGATGCCGCCCGCTTGCCGGGCGGAGCTTCACGTGGGCAGTCTACACTTGCCTCAGACTCTCAACTTGCGTCCGGCGAGCACGTCGTCCACCATCCGCAAAAGCTCGTCACCGCCGTGGGGATAAACAGCGTCGCCCAGCTCGCGCAACCGCTGGCGGTCGAAGCGCTCGTGGTTGCGCTGGATGATCTGAATGAAATCCGAGGCGTCGAGGTACAGCTTCGCCTCCGCTCGATTGCGAGAGACCATGTCCGCGAACTTGGAGGCGGCCGCCATCTCCACGTTCGGCACGCGGTGCCCGCCGGCAACTTGCACGGCGTTGTCGAACGCATGTTGGTAAAGATCGATCGGGCGCATCACATCGATAACCGGTTCCATTTTCGACGGATCGAGAAACCGCGCAACCACGGCGTGCTCGTCGACAAGCAGATCCGGGAACGCTTTTGAGATGGCTTTGACGCCCTTTTTGAAATGCGACTTGCGGACGACGACGTCGACGTCGTTCGTGGCGCGTGCCTGTTGCATCCAGCCGCCGATGCCATGCGCGCCGAACAGCACAAACTCCACACCGGCCTGATTCAAGGCGTCGAATACGTCGGCTGGATCGATCATCAGCACGGCCTCGGGATACATACGCGCAAAGACACGGCACAGCCCGCGGCTCGTTTCCAGGGCCGCTTGATGATCGACCGGACGGCGCGTGTCGATCGGCAAGTCGTGACCCATCCCAGGATCCGAACGGTGGTATTCGCGTTTTGTCAACGGTCGCTTCGACGGCGGCATGGCATTTCCATTATACCGCGCCGGCATCCCCGACGACGGACGAAATGATGAGGATGAAAGATCACGATGAGGGTGGCCGCCGGCCATCTCTCATCGCTTGTCCCTCATCCCTCATCGGTTTGCATTACGACCCGACGGTGCCCGCCGGCCGGATTAGTATTCCCGCGATCTTCCGCCGCCGTAACCGCCGTAACCGCCGCGGCCGCCACCACCGCCCCCGCCGCCGCCATCGGGGCGCGGAGTGCGTTCGCGGGCCTCGTTCACGGTCAGATTGCGGCCCTGGAACGGCGACCCGTTGAGCGCCTGCATGGCCTGCTGCGCGGCATCCTGGCCCTCCATCTCGACGAACCCGAACCCGCGCGAACGGCCGGTTTCCCGGTCCATGATCACCTCGGCCGAGCTCACCGGCCCGTAAGTGCCGAACAGCCCCTCCAGATCCGCATTGGTGACCGACCAGGCCAGGTTGCCTACGTACATCTTCATTCGAACGACCCTTTAGTAACAAACACGAAACAATGGCCAACCGTGGTGGAATCCACGGAGCGAACACACCAGAAAGCGAGAAGCGAGCATGGGCGGAAAAGAAGTGGACCAGGGCGGCCGGTTCAGCCGCGTGTCGATGGATTGCTCGCTCGGGACGATCGGGTCTTTTCAGCGGGCGTGCTGCCCGCTGGCGCTAAGAGAGACCCTACTGTTGGATTTCTATAATCGAAGGCGGCCCGCTTTGCCAGAGCAAAATCCAGATTTTCTTGGGCGCAGGGCAGGTGGAAAGCAAAGAGATCATCGCAATTGCGCCGAGAGCGAGACGAATTCTTGAGGTGTGCATCGCTGGTTCCATGAGTTTTTCAAAAAGGGGAAGTCGTAGGGAGCCATTATTGCCTCCGGACGATGGTCAATGCTAGCATGCGCGGCGACAAAAAACGGCTACTGCCGGTACTCGCCGACTCGACCGCATGCATTTTTGCATGTATGATTGAAGCTTCGGCGACGGTTCCGCCAATCAATGCAGCGAGAGAAAGAATCCGCCATGCGCAAGAAGAGCACTGCGAGGCCAAATGCCCGCAAAAAAGCCGCCACACGCCGGAAGCCGGTCGCCAAAAGGCGATATCGGCCCGCCGCGACCGTCTCATCGGGACAAGTTCCGCTCGTCGAAAGCGAGTCGGGGCGCGCCCTGCGGCTCCGCGCGCAGCTCGGCATGAGCCGCCAACGCTTCGCTCGTCTGGCGTCCATGTCGACTCGAAATCTGGCCTTCATCGAAAGCGGCAAGCCGCCCAGCGCCAACGTTCTTCGACAGTTGCATGGGATCCGCCGACTAATCGATGCGCTTTCCGAGGTGGTTCAGAAAGACGCGATTGGCCGCTGGCTGGAACAGCCCAACGATGCCTTCGAGGGGCAGAAGCCGATCGACGTCATCGAGCGCGGCGAAGTCGACCGCATCTGGCAGAGGATCTTTTACCTGCGGTCGGGTGTGCCAAGTTAGCTACGGCCCCACCGCGATGCACAACCGCCGCGGGCGGCGCCCGGCAGGATAGAGCATTATTTCCGCGGCGGGACTGTGGCGCTCGTCGCGGTGATCGATCGCGTGGTGCGTCGCCTCCGCGCTCAGGCCGGCGTAAACAACGACCTGATAGCGGTCGTTGAACGGGTTGGCAGCGGCAAAAACCACGGCACTCCGGGCATGCGCGTACGTCTGGCCCTTCAAGTCGAACGACGCTCTGCCGAAGCGGACCGGCAGCTCGCCTTCATCCTGGCACCGGGCCGCGACGCCGTTCGTCGCGGGCCGGCCGATCAACAGCAGATGGTGGCTGCGCAAGTCGTCTTCGCTCACCTCGTCCTCCGATTGAACGGGTACCGTGACGTTGCTCCAACGCCGGGCAATCTTGCGCTGCAACAGCGTGGCGGCTTCGCGCTGGAGATGAACGTCGTGCTTCGTGCCGTAGACGATCAACGCCTTGTCCGGCTCGGGATCGTAGCTCTCGATCGCCCAAAAGTGCCCGTCGGAGAGCGCCGCGTCGGTCTTTTCCTTCATCCAGGCATCGAACACGCTCGACAGCGACTTGCCCGCGGCTTTTTCGGCGGCGTCGCGGAACTCGGCGGTGCTCGTTTGCTTGCCGGCGTGGCCGCGGCCGAAGTCGTCCATGAAGCTGAAGAAGGGCCCGTCGCCCAACTCTCGCCGCAGCGCGGCCAGCAGGAAGACGCCTTTGCCGGCCGCGACGTCGTACCATTCGTTGGATCGCCAATCGAACTTGGTGGCATTCAGGGGCAGGTCGTGTCCCAGCCGGCGAACGGCCGTCAGCCAGCGCGACCGCGGAGCGAACAGATCGAGTTCGAGCCGCTCTTTCACGCGTCGCGAATGCTCGTTGCCGTGCTTGTCGTGCTTCACCTGGTAGCGAAGCGCCTTTTCGTGCGCCGCGATCTTCTCGTAATCGGCGAAGGCGGTTGCCAACCAGGTGTCGGCGTCGCTGGCCGCCAGTAGCGTGCCGTGCCAAGCAGGCGGATAGACGGCCCCGTCCAGCTCAAAGGGCGGCTTTTCGTCGTCGGGGAAGGGCTTCAGATCAACCGCCGGCTTCGCGTCGCCGCTCGGCTTGGCGGGCGCATCGACGCCCACCAGCGCCCAGTCGTTCGGCACCAGCGGAGCGATCGTGTCGTACTGCGAACGTTCTTCCACCGTCGGCTCCCAGATGCGCCCCAACGGCGGTCCAAACAACGCCCAACTCTTCAGTTCCTTAGCCAGTTTTGTCGTCGTGAACTTGGCGTCGCAGGAAGGAAAGGCGGCCAAGGGTGGCGTGGTGAACGCCTGGAAGCCGAAGTTGACGTCGATCTTGCCCGTGGCCCCCTTGCCAGTGGCGCTGTCGAACAGCCGCTGCCAGCAAAGGTCGCGGTCGCTGGGCCGCAGCACGAGATTGGCCGGCTTGTCACCCAGGCTGGGCACGGTCTCCTGCCGCACTCCCACGTCCTTGGCGTTGTTGCAGCCCCAATAAAAACCCTTGGTGCCGCCGGGCCATTGGTTCTTGCTGCTGCGCCAGAGCTTCGTCTGCCGGGTGCCGAGCTCGAACATGGCGATCTCGTTGGTCTTGATGTCGGCCAGCAGCCACTCGTTCGTATACAGGCCGTTGTTCGAGGAGTTGAGAATCTCGACGGCCCGGTCGATGGAATCGGCATATTGCAGGGCGCGGCGGATGCGCGTGGCCACGGTCAGGCCGTCGCCGTCGAACGTGGTCTGCCGCAGCGTGGTCTCGGCCACCAGCAGGCCGGCGTCGTTCATATAGTAGTCGAGTCCGCTCATGATCGCGCCCGGATAGCCTTGCATGATGACGCGATGGCCCTCCGCCGGCTTCACGTCGAGCCAGACGTTGAAGTGCCGCACGAAGGGAAGCTTGAACATGGTGATGTGGCCGAAGACGATGCCGCCGTCGGCCGTGGCGGGTCCAACCGCGGCGAAGGCGCTGCAATGGTCGTCGTCGGATTCATCCGAGGCTTGCACGTCGGGCGGTTCGCGGAACTTTTTTCCCTCCAGCCCAGTGGCGCTGGCATCGAGTCCGGATTGCAAGAACTCGACTTCGATGGCCGAGTTGACCGCCACGATGTCGACCAGGTCGAGCTTGCGGCCGTGGAACTTGGCCCCGGCGGCCGCGGCTCCGTCGGCGATGCCCTTCATTTCTTCCAGGTACTCGGCGTCGTAGCGTCGCAGAAAGAGGGCGTTGCTGAGCATCCGCATGTCGCGCCAGGCCTCGGCCGGACCTTCGTCGCTCTTGATGTCGGCCAACGTCTTGATGTAATCGACGATTTCGCCGGCCAAAAGTTGCCCGTGCTGGTAGCCCCGATCATAGGGTGCCCCCTCGATGTGCAGCACGATCCATCCGGCCTGTGGAAAGCGGTAGGCCGGCCCGCTGCGGACCACCGACGCCGGATCGGGCACAAAATCGGCCGCTGATGAGGCCGGAGCTTCAAGACCAAGGCAGACTGCCCCAACGCTGGCCAGCGCCGCCACGACAGCGAGATTCAAGGCCGATCGATGTGACATAAACTGCCTTTAGGTGATGGGAGTGCATGGTCTCAACCGCCGCGTCAGTATAATCGGGGTGGCACGCGATTGGCAGCGGCGCCGCTCGAAAGTTTTTATGGGTTGCAAATCCGCGCCAAGATGGTAAATTCAGCCCTTTAAGTTGTTACGAACCATGTAGGTAGGAAGAGTCTCAGCAACCTGGAACAGGCCGGTGCTTTGCCAAGCACGCGACGCTGGCCAAACGAGGAATTGCGGTAGCAAATGGCGATTACCAAAGAGCGAAAACAGGCCCTGATCGGTGATTTTCGGCGCGGTGACAACGACACCGGTTCGCCCGAAATCCAAATCGCGATCCTGACCAACAGGATCGGCGAACTGACCGGGCACCTGCAGACGCACAAGAAAGACTACGCCAGTCGGCGCGGTCTGCTCATGATGGTCAGCCGCCGCCGCCGTTTGTTGGACTACCTGAAAAAGGTCAGTCCGCAACGTTATCTCGATATCATTCGGCGTCTCGATATCCGCAAATAAGCATCCGGAGGACAGGTGTACCCCAGCAGTGCCCGAAACGCACTCTGGTGGCCGGCTGGGACGCAAACGCAAACAGGAACCAGCCTTGAAAGTACGTGTAGAACGACAAATCGGAGCGAGTACATTTTCCGTTGAAACAGGGTTTTTCGCCAAGCAGGCGGCCGGAAGCTGCCTGGTGCAATACGGCGAAACCGTCATCCTCGCCGCGGCGGCCACGGGCCCCGCACGCGAAGGCATCGATTTCTTCCCGCTCACCTGCGACTATCGCGAGCGGACGGCTGCGGCCGGCAAATTCCCCGGCGGCTTCTTGAAGCGCGAAGGCCGGCCGACCATGAAAGAGACGCTCACCAGCCGGCTGATGGACCGCCCCATACGGCCGCTTTTTCCCGACTGGTTTCACGACGAAGTGCAGATCCAGGCCAATGTGCTGGCCAGCGACCGCCAGAACGACGCCGACGTGCTGGCCATGAACGGCGCCTCTATCGCCTTGGGCCTTTCGCCGCTGCCGTTCCAGGGGCCCGTCGCCTCGGTCCGCTTGGGCCAGGTCAACGGCGAGTTCGTTCCCTTTCCCACGCAAGACGAACTGGAAGAGAGCGATCTCGACCTGATCGTTTCGGGCAACTACGACTCGGTGCTGATGATCGAGGGTTTTGCCCGCGAGATGAGCGAGGGCCGCATGCTGGAGGCCATCGACGAATGCCATCGGCTGATCCGCGAGATTTGCGATTTGCAGAACGAGTTGTTCCGCAAAGTAGGCGTGGAGAAGAAGGAATACGTCATTCCGCCGGCCGACGGCACCTACGACCTGCTTCGCCAGCGCTACTACGATGCCTTCCGGCAAGCCAAGCAGACGCCGGGCAAGCACACCCGTGCCGACGCCGTGACCGCGTTGAAGCAGCGTGCTTTGGCCGAAATGATTCCCGACCCGGCGGCCTCAGGCGCTCCGAGCGAAGGCCAGTTCAACCATGCCTGGCATGTGCTGGAAGAGCACATCGTCCGCGATTTGATTCTGGCCGGCACCCGTCCCGACGGCCGCGGCTCCAAGGATTTGCGGCCCATTCTCTGCGAGGTGGACGTGCTGCCGCGCGTGCATGGCTCGGCCGTCTTTCAACGCGGCGAAACCCAGGCGCTGATCACCGTCACGCTGGGCACCAACCGCGACGAGCAGCGCGTGGACGGGCTGATCGACGAGTATTCGAAGAAGTTCATGCTCGACTATTATTTCCCGTCGTACTCGGTGGGCGAAGTGCGGCCGATTCGCGGCCCCGGCCGGCGAGAAATCGGCCACGGCGCATTGGCCGAACGGAGCGTCAAGCCGGTGCTTCCCTCGCCCGACGATTTTCCTTACACGATTCGCGTCATTTCCGACATCCTGGAGTCGAACGGCTCCAGCTCGATGGCCAGCGTCTGCGGCGCCACGTTGGGCCTGATGGCGGCCGGGGTACCGATCAGCAACCCGGTGGCCGGCATCTCGGTGGGTCTGGTGAAAGAGGCCGACGACCGTTGGACGCTTCTGACGGATATTATCGGCGACGAGGACCATTTCGGCGACATGGATTTCAAAATCGCCGGCACGCAGCTCGGCATCACGGGCATCCAACTCGATCTGAAGATCAAGGGGATCAGCCGCGAGATCATCGAAGGCACGCTGGCGCAATCGCGCGAGGCCCGCATCGCCATCTTGCGGCACATGCTGTCGGCCATTTCGCGGCCCAACGAGGAGATTTCGGCCTGGGCGCCGCGGCTGTTGCGGACCACGATCAACCCCGACAAGATCGGGGCGCTCATCGGGCCGGGCGGCAAGACAATCCGCGGCATTCAGGAGGCGACCGGTGCGATCATCGAGGTCGAAGACGACGGCACGGTGACGGTGGCCAGCCACGACGCCGAATCGGCCGCCGCGGCCATGCGGAAGGTCGAGGCCCTGACGGAGACGGTCAAGGTCGGCAAAATTTACGAAGGCCGCGTGACGAGCGTCAAGGAGTTCGGCGCCTTCGTGGAGATTTTGCCCGGCAAGGACGGCCTGTGCCACATCAGCGAGCTTTCGGACGGCTACGTGAACAGCGTGGGCGACGTCTGCAAGGTGGGCGACGAGATGCTGGTGAAGGTGATTGCCATCGACGATCAGGACCGCGTGAAGCTGAGCCGCCGCCAGGCGATGGCCGAGGCCGAGCAGCCCGTCGGCAGCGAGAGCGGCGACTAAAAGGGCCCGAACACCGTGCATCTTCGGTCGAAATCGAGTGAATTGGTTTCCGGCTCGCTGTTGTGAGTTCTTCGCTTGAAGAGGACGGTCATGAAAGGCGTGAGCTACGTGATGGACGAGAAGGGTGAGCCGCAAGCCGTGCTGATCGATCTGGCGAGACATCGCCGGATTTGGGAAGACTTTCAAGACCTGTTGGTTTCGCGTTCTCGACGAAAAGAGCCTCGCGAGAGCTTGGCTGACGTGGAAGTGGAGCGAATCTTTCCCGCGATCCGCAAGCTGGCCGATATAACCCACGGCCGAAGGGATGCCGGAAGCTCGGTGGCGAGCAAGCGACCTATCGCATTCGCGTTGGCAATTACCGCGTGATCTACGAAGTCGACGACGCGGCTCGACAAGTGTTGGTTACTCGTGTCCGGGACCGTAAAGACGCGTACCAGTAGCCTCCGATCAGGTGCGAAACGAGAATCTGCCTGTTTCCTTGAAAGTCCATGACGCCAGCCGCGCAGCAAAAAGCCAACCGCTACCGCCTAACGAACACCTGGCAACCGGAGTCGTCGTGCGGTAGCGGCTGGCAATTTATCGTTTCAGACGGTCAGACCTACTCGCGGGGACGAACCGCGCCCGTCAGGCCGCTGTAATCGGCACGGTCGTCTGGATGCCACAACGGCACGCCGGCTTGCACGCGCTGGGCCAACATCTCGAGTTTTTCCGCCGAACCGGCCGGCGCCTCGGTGGGCACATACTCGTCGGTCTCGTGGGGAACAAAGTCTTCGTCGTGACCGAATTCCAAGATCGCATCAAATACGTTTCGCATCGCTTAAGTAGCTCCTCCCTAACGATTAACTCAAAGCATGTTATTCTTACAGAGAGTCGGCCGTTGTCAAGCATTTTGAGAAAAAACAAGGAGGACCGACTGTGGCCTGGCTCCAACGCGACCTTCAGCTTTCGCCCCACCCGCGAGGTTTCCATCTCATCACGCGGCAAGTGGTCGAGGCGCTGCCCGAACTGGCCAAATTCAAGGTCGGCCTGCTCCACGTTTTTATCCAACACACGTCGGCCTCGTTGTCGATCAACGAAAACGCCGACCCGGACGTGCCGCTCGACCTGGAGCGGTCGTTCAACGCGCTGGCTCCCGAAGATTTTCCCCACCGGCACACCTGCGAAGGGGCCGACGACATGCCGGCGCACGTGAAAGCCGCGCTCCTGGGCAGTTCGGTTTCCGTTCCCATCCGCGATGGCCGCCTGGCATTAGGCACTTGGCAGGGCATCTATCTTTGCGAGCACCGCAATCGGGGCGGCGCACGCAGTCTGGTGTTGACGGTCCAGGGAGAACGGGACACGGCATAATGCGGGAAGAGATGAGAGATGCCTAACGCCCTTATCCCTCATCCCTCATCCCTCATCGCTATCTCTGCACATGCAGGTGCGGCAGCTTCTCGCGCAATTGCCTGATGCCTGATTCGGTCACCCGCGTGTCGGCGACGTTCAGCGATTTGAGCCCGGTGAGCCCGGCTAATTCGCTCAGCCCCTCGTCGGTAATGCCGGTGCCTTGCAGCGACAATGCTTCCAGCTTCTTCAAGCCCTTGAGCTGGGCAAGGCCCTCATCCGTGATGCTCGTGCCGAGCAGGCTCAGCGCTTTCAAACTCGAAAGCTTGCCGATGGCGGCCAGGCCCGCGTCGGTAACGCGGGTTCCCACCAGCGTCAGCGCTTCCAGCTTTTTCAACGCGGTGAGCGCCGGCAACCCGTCGTCGTCGATGCGCGTGTTGTAGAGATTGAGTTCGACCAGGCTCGTGAGGGCCTTGAGTTGCGCCAGGCCGGCATCGTTCAAGGGCGTGTCTCCCAGATCGAGCACCTCCAGCAGGCTGAGCTTTTTCAGGTTTTCCAGGCCGGGGCCGCGAACGCGGGTGTGCCGCAGCTCGAGCTGCACGAGACGCGTCAAGTTGGCGAGATGCACCAGGCCGTCGTCGCTGATCTCGTCGTCTGCCAGGGTCAGCGTGGTCAAGTAAGACAGGCCCGACAGCGACTTGAGCCCGGCGTCGCTGACCTGCGTGCCCAGCAACACGAGTTCTTCCAGGCCGTTCAGAGCTTTCAAGTGGGCCAGCCCCGCATCGCCGATCCGCGTCATGCCGAGATCGAGCAGCCGCAGCTTGCCAAGCCCCGCCACCGCGGCCAGGCTCTCGTCGTCGATTTGGGTGTCGGTCAGATGGAGCCGCACCAGGCTGGTCAGCGATTTGATATTTTTTAGACCTTCCGGGCTAAGTGCCGTGAAGCCGAGGTCGAGGCTCCTCAACTTCTTGAGCTTGCTCAGCCGGCCGAGTTGCGTCCCTTTCACGCCCGTGTGCCTCAGAATCAACGATTCGAGATGTTCGAGGCTGCCGAGCTGGCCGAGTCCGGCGTCGGTCAGATGGGTGGCGCCCAAATCGAGCGACTCGAGGCTGGTCAGCTTTCCGACGTGCTCCAGGCCGTC
This is a stretch of genomic DNA from Pirellulales bacterium. It encodes these proteins:
- a CDS encoding RNA-binding protein is translated as MKMYVGNLAWSVTNADLEGLFGTYGPVSSAEVIMDRETGRSRGFGFVEMEGQDAAQQAMQALNGSPFQGRNLTVNEARERTPRPDGGGGGGGGGRGGYGGYGGGRSREY
- a CDS encoding antitoxin Xre/MbcA/ParS toxin-binding domain-containing protein, whose amino-acid sequence is MRKKSTARPNARKKAATRRKPVAKRRYRPAATVSSGQVPLVESESGRALRLRAQLGMSRQRFARLASMSTRNLAFIESGKPPSANVLRQLHGIRRLIDALSEVVQKDAIGRWLEQPNDAFEGQKPIDVIERGEVDRIWQRIFYLRSGVPS
- a CDS encoding C45 family autoproteolytic acyltransferase/hydrolase, giving the protein MSHRSALNLAVVAALASVGAVCLGLEAPASSAADFVPDPASVVRSGPAYRFPQAGWIVLHIEGAPYDRGYQHGQLLAGEIVDYIKTLADIKSDEGPAEAWRDMRMLSNALFLRRYDAEYLEEMKGIADGAAAAGAKFHGRKLDLVDIVAVNSAIEVEFLQSGLDASATGLEGKKFREPPDVQASDESDDDHCSAFAAVGPATADGGIVFGHITMFKLPFVRHFNVWLDVKPAEGHRVIMQGYPGAIMSGLDYYMNDAGLLVAETTLRQTTFDGDGLTVATRIRRALQYADSIDRAVEILNSSNNGLYTNEWLLADIKTNEIAMFELGTRQTKLWRSSKNQWPGGTKGFYWGCNNAKDVGVRQETVPSLGDKPANLVLRPSDRDLCWQRLFDSATGKGATGKIDVNFGFQAFTTPPLAAFPSCDAKFTTTKLAKELKSWALFGPPLGRIWEPTVEERSQYDTIAPLVPNDWALVGVDAPAKPSGDAKPAVDLKPFPDDEKPPFELDGAVYPPAWHGTLLAASDADTWLATAFADYEKIAAHEKALRYQVKHDKHGNEHSRRVKERLELDLFAPRSRWLTAVRRLGHDLPLNATKFDWRSNEWYDVAAGKGVFLLAALRRELGDGPFFSFMDDFGRGHAGKQTSTAEFRDAAEKAAGKSLSSVFDAWMKEKTDAALSDGHFWAIESYDPEPDKALIVYGTKHDVHLQREAATLLQRKIARRWSNVTVPVQSEDEVSEDDLRSHHLLLIGRPATNGVAARCQDEGELPVRFGRASFDLKGQTYAHARSAVVFAAANPFNDRYQVVVYAGLSAEATHHAIDHRDERHSPAAEIMLYPAGRRPRRLCIAVGP
- the rpsO gene encoding 30S ribosomal protein S15, which encodes MAITKERKQALIGDFRRGDNDTGSPEIQIAILTNRIGELTGHLQTHKKDYASRRGLLMMVSRRRRLLDYLKKVSPQRYLDIIRRLDIRK
- the pnp gene encoding polyribonucleotide nucleotidyltransferase; this translates as MKVRVERQIGASTFSVETGFFAKQAAGSCLVQYGETVILAAAATGPAREGIDFFPLTCDYRERTAAAGKFPGGFLKREGRPTMKETLTSRLMDRPIRPLFPDWFHDEVQIQANVLASDRQNDADVLAMNGASIALGLSPLPFQGPVASVRLGQVNGEFVPFPTQDELEESDLDLIVSGNYDSVLMIEGFAREMSEGRMLEAIDECHRLIREICDLQNELFRKVGVEKKEYVIPPADGTYDLLRQRYYDAFRQAKQTPGKHTRADAVTALKQRALAEMIPDPAASGAPSEGQFNHAWHVLEEHIVRDLILAGTRPDGRGSKDLRPILCEVDVLPRVHGSAVFQRGETQALITVTLGTNRDEQRVDGLIDEYSKKFMLDYYFPSYSVGEVRPIRGPGRREIGHGALAERSVKPVLPSPDDFPYTIRVISDILESNGSSSMASVCGATLGLMAAGVPISNPVAGISVGLVKEADDRWTLLTDIIGDEDHFGDMDFKIAGTQLGITGIQLDLKIKGISREIIEGTLAQSREARIAILRHMLSAISRPNEEISAWAPRLLRTTINPDKIGALIGPGGKTIRGIQEATGAIIEVEDDGTVTVASHDAESAAAAMRKVEALTETVKVGKIYEGRVTSVKEFGAFVEILPGKDGLCHISELSDGYVNSVGDVCKVGDEMLVKVIAIDDQDRVKLSRRQAMAEAEQPVGSESGD
- a CDS encoding secondary thiamine-phosphate synthase enzyme YjbQ, with product MAWLQRDLQLSPHPRGFHLITRQVVEALPELAKFKVGLLHVFIQHTSASLSINENADPDVPLDLERSFNALAPEDFPHRHTCEGADDMPAHVKAALLGSSVSVPIRDGRLALGTWQGIYLCEHRNRGGARSLVLTVQGERDTA